A region from the Cannabis sativa cultivar Pink pepper isolate KNU-18-1 chromosome 9, ASM2916894v1, whole genome shotgun sequence genome encodes:
- the LOC115723953 gene encoding loganic acid O-methyltransferase-like, protein MSNNRERVAVTESHPMNGGHGIYSYTKNSSFQRINVNAAKATIHDAIANKLDIKELFFSKETNNNSTIFNMVDLGCSVGPNTFSVMEEILEVVKQKYQQFNHQQQGLNFSSSKELEFQVFFNDQVTNDFNTLFTTLPTERHYFAAGVPGSFHDQLFPSSSLHLVHSSYALHWLSSLPKELVDENSPAFNRGRIHYSNTSDEVGKAYEAQFGKDMAKFLDARAKELVVGGLMVLTLLSVPNDFPCSQSVMYVLLELLGSSLMDLAKEGLISENQVDTFNIPLYSVLPNEMTKLIEENGCFSIERMELMKTSMIDYSDNNGEVTQLTSAETITLHLRAILEVLLTKHFGSEIIDGIFDRFYKKVEELSDQLQPIYKEGGFQLILVLKRK, encoded by the exons ATGAGTAACAACAGAGAAAGAGTGGCAGTCACAGAATCACACCCCATGAATGGTGGACATGGAATTTACAGCTACACCAAAAACTCCTCCTTTCAg agAATAAATGTAAATGCTGCAAAAGCTACAATCCATGATGCAATTGCAAACAAACTAGACATAAAAGAATTGTTCTTCTCTAAAGAAACAAACAACAATAGTACCATTTTCAACATGGTTGACTTGGGATGTTCAGTTGGACCAAACACATTTTCTGTTATGGAAGAAATACTTGAAGTTGTCAAACAAAAATACCAACAATTTAATCATCAACAACAAGGCCTCAATTTCTCTTCTTCCAAAGAACTTGAATTTCAAGTATTCTTTAACGATCAAGTCACCAATGATTTCAACACCCttttcactactctcccaaccgAAAGGCATTACTTCGCAGCTGGGGTCCCGGGTTCTTTTCACGACCAGCTCTTCCCGAGCTCGTCTCTCCACCTTGTCCATTCTTCGTATGCACTCCATTGGCTCTCCAGTCTTCCGAAGGAGTTGGTCGATGAGAACTCTCCAGCATTTAACCGCGGGAGAATTCACTACTCAAATACCTCGGATGAGGTTGGCAAAGCTTATGAAGCTCAATTTGGTAAGGACATGGCTAAGTTTTTGGATGCTAGAGCTAAGGAGCTTGTGGTTGGAGGTTTAATGGTGTTGACCTTACTTTCTGTTCCAAATGATTTCCCTTGTTCTCAGTCTGTTATGTATGTGTTGCTTGAGCTTCTTGGCTCTTCTCTCATGGATTTGGCAAAAGAA GGGCTTATAAGTGAAAATCAAGTGGACACATTCAACATACCTTTATATTCAGTCTTACCAAATGAGATGACAAAATTAATTGAAGAAAATGGATGTTTTAGTATTGAGAGAATGGAGTTAATGAAGACAAGCATGATTGATTATAGTGACAATAATGGTGAAGTGACTCAATTGACCTCTGCAGAGACAATTACTCTGCACCTAAGAGCAATATTGGAGGTTTTATTGACCAAACATTTTGGAAGTGAGATTATTGATGGAatctttgatagattttataAGAAAGTTGAAGAACTTTCAGATCAACTTCAACCAATCTACAAAGAGGGAGGATTTCAACTCATTCTTGTGCTCAAACGAAAATAG
- the LOC115721817 gene encoding loganic acid O-methyltransferase → MPPEGPEPPPLCPNNNNINCNNNVTIITNDNNNNNNVTYLSPMNGGNDINSYYENSSFQRIAANFEWLKIKDEIIEKFNIENINILASNNYNKTIIRIADFGCATGPNTFLSVQNIIESIKQKYKTLNIPNPTHHHDHEITTRNWLEFQVFFNDLVKNDFNTLFSSLPKDHTKDYFAAAVPGSFRGQLFPEASLHFAYTSHSLHWLSELPEELGDEASPAWNKGRIHYTGEGTPSGVVEAYKSQFGKEMEMFLEARAEELVVGGMLFMIFCGSPKDMPLSSTANATTFDFMASILKDLVQEGMIEESEVDSFNMPLYNSASPEDMKDLVERNGCFTIERLELSKPSSWLDNKEMEQVEEMIQVWMKHVRAVMEGNFIQHFNNNKALLLVDQLFTRLTKMHLDHSHLLQLWCNQKVQLFVVLKRIQYQS, encoded by the exons ATGCCACCGGAAGGCCCGGAACCACCACCTCTTtgccctaataataataatattaattgtaatAATAACGTTACTATTATtacaaatgataataataataataataatgtcacTTATTTGTCCCCCATGAATGGAGGAAATGATATTAACAGCTACTATGAAAACTCATCTTTTCAG AGGATAGCTGCAAACTTTGAATGGCTAAAGATCAAAGATGAAATCATAGAGAAATTCAACATTGAAAACATTAATATTCTTGCAtcgaataattataataaaacaattattCGAATAGCAGATTTTGGATGTGCAACAGGACCAAACACTTTCTTGAGCGTACAAAACATTATAGAATCCATTAAACAAAAATACAAAACCCTAAATATTCCAAACCCTACTCATCATCATGATCATGAAATAACTACAAGAAATTGGCTAGAGTTTCAAGTGTTCTTCAATGACCTAGTCAAGAATGATTTCAACACCCTATTCTCATCTCTCCCTAAAGATCACACTAAAGACTACTTCGCCGCAGCCGTGCCTGGCTCCTTTCGCGGCCAATTATTCCCAGAGGCCTCTCTCCATTTCGCGTACACTTCTCACTCTCTCCACTGGCTCTCTGAGTTGCCCGAGGAACTGGGAGACGAGGCCTCGCCAGCCTGGAATAAAGGGCGAATCCACTACACTGGTGAAGGCACACCGAGTGGAGTGGTTGAAGCTTACAAATCGCAATTCGGTAAGGAAATGGAGATGTTTTTGGAAGCTAGGGCAGAAGAGCTTGTTGTTGGAGGAATGTTGTTCATGATTTTTTGTGGTTCTCCTAAGGATATGCCTCTTTCTTCTACTGCAAATGCTACTACATTTGATTTCATGGCTTCTATTCTCAAGGATTTGGTTCAAGag ggAATGATTGAAGAAAGTGAAGTGGACTCATTCAACATGCCTTTATACAACTCAGCAAGTCCAGAAGATATGAAGGATTTGGTTGAAAGAAATGGTTGTTTCACCATTGAAAGGTTGGAGCTTTCAAAGCCATCTTCTTGGCTTGATAATAAAGAAATGGAACAAGTAGAAGAGATGATACAGGTGTGGATGAAGCACGTGCGAGCTGTAATGGAGGGCAATTTCATTCaacattttaataataataaagctctaCTACTTGTTGATCAACTCTTCACACGCTTGACCAAAATGCATTTGGACCACTCTCACTTGCTTCAACTTTGGTGCAACCAAAAAGTTCAGCTCTTTGTTGTTTTAAAGAGGATTCAATATCaatcataa